The genomic interval CATGGCGAGGGTGACCGCTGCCTGTCCTTTCAATTCGATCCGGCGCTGTTCGAGGATCTTGCGCGCGATTGCGGGGTGTCAAAAGCGTATTTCAGCTCTGATCGCCTGCCGCCCTTGCGCGCGACCGCCCAGCTGACTGCCCGTGCGGTTATTGCGATGCAGATGCGGGACTCGTTTGAGGAACTCGCTCTGGAACTCGCCGGCGCGGCTCTCCGGATCTCTCAGGACATACACCCGGCACCTGTAGCCGGAACAAAGCGCACCGAGACGCGCATTGCGGAAGTGCTCCGCCACCTCGAGTCGAGCGCCGTCCAGTATCTGCGGCTGGAAGATCTCGCTCGCATGGCTGGCTTGAGCCGTTACCATTTCCTGCGCGCATTCAAATCCGTCACCGGCGTCACGCCGCATCAATGGGTATTGCGGGCACGCCTGCGCGATGCCGCCCACAGGTTGGCAACCAGTCGCTCTCCGGTTACCGAGATCGCGCTTGACGCGGGCTTTACGGATCTTTCGAATTTCATCCGCGGCTTTGTTGCCGAATACGGCGTGTCGCCGCGCAAGTATCGCGCGGGAACATGATGCACAACCAGGTCCTAGCGAAATGATTTTAGCGGCTCTCTTTCGAGAGAGCCTGCCTGATAGCCATCAGCACGAATAGGAAGTCACGCGAGGTACCCACCTTGCCCATCGCGTTGATGCGCTTCAGGGTGCTCAACTCCTCTCGAGTGAGGCGATACTTCCGAAGCAGCGTTCGATTCTCGGAGAATTCCTTCCATGCCGTGGAACGCTTCTGATTACTGTGCGCGCGGCCACCATCGACCATCTCGCGCGTCTCTGGATAGGCGAGCATCAGCAGCTCTGAGCGCTCCAGACCGAGGACTTCACCGAGCCGGTTCAGAACTGTAATCGATGGGCGCCGCTGATCCTTCTCCAAGTAGCTGATGTA from Candidatus Binataceae bacterium carries:
- a CDS encoding AraC family transcriptional regulator → MTPEIRESHKPLAAALKRKALWGEPGSAQNRVLRSGQGWRVVEVLCTSGPGDLSIEERYWSVAISLVLSGTFSYRSVKGSLLMSPGALLLGNAGHTYQCSHEHGEGDRCLSFQFDPALFEDLARDCGVSKAYFSSDRLPPLRATAQLTARAVIAMQMRDSFEELALELAGAALRISQDIHPAPVAGTKRTETRIAEVLRHLESSAVQYLRLEDLARMAGLSRYHFLRAFKSVTGVTPHQWVLRARLRDAAHRLATSRSPVTEIALDAGFTDLSNFIRGFVAEYGVSPRKYRAGT
- a CDS encoding helix-turn-helix transcriptional regulator, with the protein product MRKRTSSDVTFGSSIKGQRFALGLTQRELASELGVKASYISYLEKDQRRPSITVLNRLGEVLGLERSELLMLAYPETREMVDGGRAHSNQKRSTAWKEFSENRTLLRKYRLTREELSTLKRINAMGKVGTSRDFLFVLMAIRQALSKESR